CGCAGGAAATCGTAGTCCTTCTGCGGGATCACGCCGCCGGCGAGGACCTTGATGTCACCGCGGCCCGCGTCCTTCAATAAGCCGATCAGTTCGGGGATCAACGTCTTGTGGCCCGCCGCAAGGCTGCTCGCGCCGATGGCGTCCACGCCTTCCGCCAAGGCCATATCGCGGGTTTCCTGCGGCGTCTGGAACAGCGGACCGGACAGCACGTCGAAGCCCATGTCGGCAAAGGCGCTGGCGATGACGTTAGCGCCGCGGTCGTGGCCGTCCTGGCCCATCTTGGCGACCATCAGCTTCGGCTTGTGGCCCAGCCGCCGCTCGACCGCCTTCACCCCTTCGACGACCTGTGCGTAGCGATCATCGTCGCCATAGGCTTCCGCGAACACGCCGCGCACCGGGGTGGGCAGCGTGTCGTAGCGTCCGTAGGCATCTTCCATCGCCTGGCTGATCTCGCCGAGAGTCGCATCGTGGCGCGCGGCTTCCACGGCGAGTTCGAGGAGGTTTGCCCCGGGGCCTTCGACAAGCTCAGGCTGAGCGGATGTGGTGGCGTCTCCGGGCCCTAAGTCCGCTCGTGCTGAGCCTGTCGAAGCACCCGCGCGCAACGCCTCCAGCGCCGCCTGGCAAGCCGCCTCGTCGCGGCCTTCGCGCACCGTCTTCAAACGCTCGATCTGGCTCTGGCGCACGGCGTGGTTGTCGATATCGAGCGTGTCGATCTCGTCTTCCTTGTCGCGGCGGTACTTGTTGACGCCGACGATCACGGTCTCGCCGCGGTCGACGCTGGCCTGCTTGGCTGCGGCCGCTTTTTCGATCTGCGCCTTGGGTGCGCCGCTGGCGACATATTCGGTCATGCCGCCCGCCGCCTCGACCTCGTCGAGCATGGCCTTGGCCTCCTCCACCAGCGCGGCAGTGAGGCTTTCGATGTAATAGCTGCCGCCCAGCGGATCGGCGACATTGGTGATGCCTGTCTCCTCCTGGATCACCAGCTGCGTATTGCGCGCGATACGAGCGGAAAAGTCGGTCGGCAGCGCGATCGCTTCGTCCAGAGCATTGGTGTGGAGCGACTGCGTGCCGCCCAGCACCGCTGCCATCGCCTCCACCGTGGTGCGGATGACGTTGTTGTAAGGGTCCTGCTCCTGCAAGCTCACACCGCTCGTCTGGCAGTGCGTGCGCAGCATCTTCGACTTGGGGTTCTGCGCGCCCAGATCGGTCATGACATCGTGCCACAAATGGCGCGCGGCGCGCATCTTGGCGATCTCCATGAAGAAGTTCATGCCGAT
This sequence is a window from Alteriqipengyuania flavescens. Protein-coding genes within it:
- the scpA gene encoding methylmalonyl-CoA mutase encodes the protein MTDTTNSGPTYEDWKTLADKEVKGRDLTWHTPEGIAVKPLYTSEDTEGLDPGVPGIAPFTRGPYASMYTGRPWTIRQYAGFSTAEESNAFYRRNLAAGQKGLSVAFDLATHRGYDSDHPRVVGDVGKAGVAIDTVRDMEILFDQIPLDTMSVSMTMNGAVIPVLAFYIVAAERQGVSQDKLAGTIQNDILKEFMVRNTYIYPPEPSMRIVSDIIAYTSANMPKFNSISISGYHMHEAGATAVQELAFTIADGKEYAKRAMEAGLDIDAFAPRLSFFWGIGMNFFMEIAKMRAARHLWHDVMTDLGAQNPKSKMLRTHCQTSGVSLQEQDPYNNVIRTTVEAMAAVLGGTQSLHTNALDEAIALPTDFSARIARNTQLVIQEETGITNVADPLGGSYYIESLTAALVEEAKAMLDEVEAAGGMTEYVASGAPKAQIEKAAAAKQASVDRGETVIVGVNKYRRDKEDEIDTLDIDNHAVRQSQIERLKTVREGRDEAACQAALEALRAGASTGSARADLGPGDATTSAQPELVEGPGANLLELAVEAARHDATLGEISQAMEDAYGRYDTLPTPVRGVFAEAYGDDDRYAQVVEGVKAVERRLGHKPKLMVAKMGQDGHDRGANVIASAFADMGFDVLSGPLFQTPQETRDMALAEGVDAIGASSLAAGHKTLIPELIGLLKDAGRGDIKVLAGGVIPQKDYDFLRDAGVQGIYGPGSNVVECAADVLRLLGHNMPPAGEDLDEAAE